In Abyssisolibacter fermentans, the following proteins share a genomic window:
- a CDS encoding efflux RND transporter periplasmic adaptor subunit → MKRILSLLIIATILLSGCSNNKEQSIKEKIIPVNVVQIKEESHINSIDYVGILEAKETKKYSFKTGGKISNIYVEEGKKIKNGTKIAELDKQDLNFQLKASKAQMEAAKAQYDKAVNGASEEAINKARLNVENAQKAYDYTLKVYNDLTKLFEQGAISKKQLDDAKLKLDSSEIQFKQSEEILSETENGSREEDKKIALSQYEAAKIQYEANKNLLDDAVLVSDIDGYIVSVLNRSGEIVGAGYPIAIVSTDNAVVNVGLTQKDVKKLKISSQAIITADDTEFNGEVINIDKIPDSKSRTYNVEISLKEDLDDREFNIGSIVKVSINIGEHSGIWIPIQVIRNDGEDYVYIVQDGRAVRKNIQIKTIYEDKVLVQGLNVKDQLVVEGMKNLKAGYKVNINNKSEV, encoded by the coding sequence ATGAAAAGAATATTATCATTATTAATTATAGCAACAATCTTATTATCAGGTTGTTCTAATAATAAAGAACAATCTATAAAAGAAAAAATAATTCCTGTAAATGTTGTGCAAATTAAAGAAGAATCACATATAAACTCAATAGATTATGTTGGAATATTAGAAGCTAAAGAAACAAAAAAGTACAGCTTTAAAACAGGTGGTAAAATATCAAACATATATGTAGAAGAAGGCAAAAAAATTAAAAATGGAACAAAAATTGCAGAGTTAGATAAGCAGGATTTAAACTTCCAACTAAAAGCTTCGAAAGCACAAATGGAAGCTGCTAAAGCACAGTATGACAAAGCAGTAAATGGAGCCAGTGAAGAAGCTATTAATAAAGCAAGATTAAACGTAGAAAATGCACAAAAAGCATACGACTATACATTAAAAGTTTATAATGATTTAACTAAATTATTTGAACAAGGAGCCATTTCAAAAAAACAACTTGATGATGCTAAGCTTAAACTTGATAGTAGCGAAATTCAATTTAAACAGTCTGAAGAAATACTATCTGAGACAGAAAATGGCAGCAGAGAAGAGGATAAAAAGATCGCTCTATCTCAATATGAAGCAGCAAAAATTCAATATGAAGCAAACAAAAATCTACTTGATGATGCAGTTTTGGTTTCTGATATAGATGGTTACATAGTAAGTGTTCTAAATAGAAGTGGAGAAATTGTAGGAGCAGGTTATCCGATAGCAATTGTAAGCACTGATAATGCAGTTGTAAATGTTGGACTTACACAAAAGGATGTAAAAAAACTAAAAATAAGTTCACAGGCAATAATAACCGCAGATGATACAGAATTTAATGGAGAAGTAATTAATATAGATAAGATCCCCGATTCAAAAAGCAGAACTTATAATGTTGAAATAAGTTTAAAGGAAGATCTTGATGATAGAGAATTTAATATTGGTTCGATAGTTAAGGTTTCAATAAACATAGGAGAACACTCAGGAATATGGATACCTATACAAGTAATTAGGAATGACGGTGAAGATTATGTATATATAGTACAGGATGGAAGAGCTGTTAGAAAAAATATACAAATTAAAACAATATATGAGGACAAGGTATTAGTTCAAGGACTTAATGTAAAAGATCAGTTAGTAGTAGAAGGAATGAAGAATTTAAAAGCTGGTTACAAGGTAAATATAAACAACAAATCTGAGGTGTAG
- a CDS encoding efflux RND transporter permease subunit, which yields MNNIVKTAINKRKITLFLAVMVAIVGIYSYYYIPKQENPDATGPVAMITTVYPGAAPKEVEKLITNKIEDIVTEIDGFEKVQSQSKNSVSVVIVTLENKADIDKSWNQLRQNLDDIKNDLPDGCMDSEINTNLIDTAGMIISLSGDGYSYEQLAYYAEEIKKELTKIDGVSRIEVDGKLKKEVKVNVKMDKLNQYDLSLEDVVNLIKMQNIDIPSGSINFESGKINVNTPGRFTSLKDIENIVITASEETGALVRLKDVANINFEYEDGSYKFKHNGKNTILLTGYFDTGKNVILIGEDVRVKLEDLKTQIPDDVSTDEVLYQPTDVKNSVNNFTKSLLQGIIFVIMVIFFGVGFRNALVVSTAIPLTMLITFISMYVLGIEIQFVSIMALIISLGILVDNSIVVSQAIQNHIDAGLSNTESAFEGVKETARPVFTSTITTIVAFATLLMVPGSAGEFLSSVPIVVIISLIASYAVAMIVIPAIACIFFKESKHKNKEKKQERTRKFFNKLLEFGLKRKIVTLLIALSIFGVALSLISKIRLQFFPYADKNIIYIDVNSEVVGNLDKTEKLTDEIYNILKNQKEVTSYTTAIGISLPKFYLTVLPSAPSNDFAQIMIKLDLNAGNRFKSNEEFAAYLQEELDTKIVGGKTKVNLLEYAAPIGAPVTVRVNGNDLNQIKEVSNEIVNKLNEIPGTLNVRDDDEGNTYEYELNIDSEIASSMGITKYDIVKQMNTALKGSNSSVYRKNGSEFDIIVKSDIESLNQLENLAVKSSITGNKTLLKEIAEIELESKVNTIKHFNKDITITVYSNVKPGYSSVAIQDELKNEKLKDINLNGVEIVFEGEKDQINDLFGVMGIAALFALFAIYIILLIEFNSFVQPLLILFTVPLSFIGCILGLLIFRNPLSATSAMGVVSLIGIVVNNAILLIDVINHSRAQGKSLNEACIEAVDRRFRPILLSTITTVMGLIPLVLSRNPLFVPMSVALMSGLLVSTILTMVIIPVFYNLVEEKLSKVEKNKSKEIV from the coding sequence ATGAATAATATAGTAAAAACAGCAATTAACAAAAGAAAAATTACACTATTTCTAGCAGTGATGGTAGCAATTGTAGGAATATATAGTTATTATTATATTCCTAAGCAGGAGAATCCAGACGCTACGGGACCTGTTGCAATGATTACTACTGTGTACCCAGGAGCAGCCCCTAAAGAAGTAGAAAAATTGATTACTAATAAAATTGAAGATATAGTAACAGAAATAGATGGATTTGAAAAGGTGCAGTCGCAATCAAAAAATAGCGTATCAGTAGTCATTGTAACTTTAGAAAATAAAGCAGATATTGATAAATCATGGAACCAATTAAGGCAGAATCTAGATGATATAAAAAATGATCTTCCAGATGGGTGTATGGATAGTGAAATAAATACTAATCTAATTGATACAGCTGGAATGATTATAAGTCTATCTGGTGATGGATATTCATATGAGCAGTTAGCTTATTATGCAGAAGAAATAAAAAAAGAATTAACTAAAATAGATGGAGTATCAAGAATTGAAGTAGACGGAAAGTTAAAAAAGGAAGTAAAAGTTAATGTTAAAATGGATAAATTGAATCAATACGATTTATCATTAGAAGATGTTGTTAACTTAATAAAAATGCAGAATATTGATATTCCTTCAGGTTCGATAAACTTTGAGAGTGGTAAAATAAATGTCAACACTCCCGGAAGATTTACCTCTTTGAAAGATATTGAAAATATAGTAATTACTGCGTCAGAAGAAACAGGAGCACTTGTCAGGCTTAAGGATGTAGCAAATATTAATTTTGAGTATGAAGATGGAAGCTATAAGTTTAAGCATAATGGTAAAAATACAATCTTATTAACAGGCTATTTTGATACAGGTAAAAACGTTATACTAATAGGTGAGGATGTAAGAGTAAAACTAGAAGATCTAAAAACACAGATTCCAGATGACGTTTCTACAGATGAAGTTTTATATCAACCTACTGACGTAAAAAATTCAGTAAATAACTTTACTAAAAGCTTATTACAAGGAATTATATTTGTAATAATGGTAATTTTTTTTGGAGTTGGCTTTAGAAACGCACTTGTAGTTTCAACTGCTATACCACTTACTATGCTAATTACTTTTATCTCTATGTATGTTCTGGGAATTGAAATACAATTTGTTTCAATAATGGCTTTAATTATTTCGTTAGGAATTTTAGTAGATAATTCAATTGTAGTAAGTCAAGCTATACAAAATCATATTGATGCAGGTCTATCTAATACTGAATCTGCTTTTGAAGGAGTAAAAGAAACAGCAAGACCAGTTTTTACTTCTACTATTACGACAATTGTAGCTTTTGCTACTTTATTAATGGTTCCAGGAAGTGCAGGTGAATTTTTATCTAGCGTACCTATAGTTGTAATTATTTCATTAATAGCATCTTATGCAGTTGCTATGATAGTAATACCAGCGATAGCATGTATATTCTTTAAGGAGAGCAAGCATAAAAATAAAGAAAAAAAACAAGAGAGAACTCGTAAGTTTTTCAATAAACTACTAGAGTTTGGACTAAAAAGAAAAATAGTAACATTATTAATTGCTTTATCTATATTTGGGGTAGCATTAAGTTTAATATCCAAGATTAGACTTCAATTTTTCCCTTATGCAGATAAAAATATAATCTATATTGATGTAAACTCTGAAGTAGTAGGAAACTTAGATAAAACCGAAAAACTTACAGATGAAATATATAATATTTTAAAAAATCAGAAAGAAGTTACAAGTTATACTACTGCAATAGGGATTAGTCTTCCTAAATTTTATCTAACTGTATTACCAAGTGCACCATCTAACGATTTTGCACAGATTATGATAAAATTGGATTTAAATGCTGGTAATAGATTTAAAAGTAATGAAGAATTTGCAGCATATCTTCAAGAAGAGCTGGATACAAAAATTGTAGGAGGAAAAACCAAGGTTAATCTTTTAGAATATGCAGCACCAATAGGAGCGCCTGTTACTGTTAGAGTTAATGGTAACGACTTAAACCAAATTAAAGAAGTATCTAATGAGATAGTAAATAAGCTTAATGAAATTCCAGGAACTCTAAATGTAAGAGATGATGATGAAGGGAATACTTATGAATATGAATTAAATATAGATTCTGAAATCGCATCATCAATGGGAATCACTAAATACGACATTGTTAAACAGATGAATACCGCATTAAAGGGTAGTAACTCTTCAGTATATAGGAAAAATGGAAGTGAATTTGATATTATCGTAAAAAGTGATATAGAATCATTAAATCAATTAGAAAATTTAGCTGTGAAATCTTCAATAACAGGAAATAAAACTCTATTAAAGGAGATTGCAGAAATTGAACTTGAATCTAAGGTGAATACAATTAAACACTTTAATAAAGATATTACAATAACTGTGTATAGTAATGTGAAACCAGGTTATAGTTCAGTAGCTATTCAAGATGAATTGAAAAATGAAAAGTTAAAAGATATTAATTTAAACGGTGTAGAAATAGTATTTGAAGGGGAGAAAGACCAGATAAATGATTTGTTTGGAGTTATGGGGATTGCAGCTTTATTTGCTTTGTTTGCTATATATATAATACTATTGATTGAATTTAATTCTTTTGTTCAGCCACTTTTAATTTTATTTACTGTCCCACTTTCGTTTATCGGCTGTATTTTAGGATTACTCATATTTAGAAACCCACTATCTGCAACATCAGCAATGGGAGTGGTAAGCTTAATAGGAATAGTTGTAAATAATGCTATACTCTTAATTGATGTTATTAATCATTCTAGAGCACAAGGAAAATCATTGAACGAAGCATGTATTGAGGCAGTAGACAGAAGATTTAGACCTATATTATTAAGTACAATAACTACAGTTATGGGGCTAATACCACTAGTACTTTCACGTAACCCACTGTTTGTACCGATGTCTGTAGCTTTAATGTCTGGATTACTAGTATCAACTATATTAACAATGGTTATTATTCCTGTATTTTATAATTTGGTTGAGGAGAAACTGTCTAAAGTAGAAAAAAATAAGAGTAAAGAAATTGTTTAA
- a CDS encoding sensor histidine kinase: MRKRSIVTKLFAITALLLLIFFSMQFIFQYFWLEKFYIYNKNKEIIQNVSMLKEKLEKDLLNDKEINKLLMILSEENNASSGIVNIYGIPKYGLNGGSNVSHIKIKDSKDDEYLVYIEKFLRYPDFQKLLQNKKNINITGRVISGKEKEIYPATISIDDKTFGLQSSDTEAIVISERKDNDNETKRNVEENEQSSDYKKTYVLIPAVVEIDGIIENIQLMEQKDYVMEYKKNQLMKEVSLFLQENKDIKALFSNSELVHYVKVDPITGIKNIIFVQPVFLNNEEPTFMFTLTSLQSITEAIDIMKLYFFIIFLIVLAAAVIASYFYSKLITKPLLQINKVTKQMARLDFSNQCNMKKEDEIGELAKNINSLSVKLKEAKEKLETANQKLLEDIEVKEKVEQFRKEFIANVSHELKTPLTVAKGICEGIRDGIYDSNNAEYISQILNEINGMNGLVYNLLQSSKIQIEVQPLKNEIFQLSDVILKVHNRFKTFAKDKKIQVMMELTDEFVMADEDKIETVIGNLYSNSIKYSSTGEKIRIKMETKQEQCMCTIENSGVKIPKEELLNIWEPFYRIEKSRNKELGGSGLGLYIVKQILDKHKSKYGIQNTEWGVKVYFSLTKIDTDFKK; encoded by the coding sequence ATGAGAAAAAGAAGTATTGTGACAAAGTTGTTTGCTATAACAGCATTGTTACTATTAATTTTTTTTAGTATGCAATTTATTTTTCAATACTTCTGGTTGGAAAAATTTTATATATACAATAAAAACAAGGAAATAATACAAAATGTAAGTATGTTAAAAGAAAAACTAGAGAAGGATTTATTAAACGATAAAGAAATAAACAAATTATTGATGATACTGTCTGAAGAAAACAATGCTTCATCAGGAATTGTAAATATATATGGAATCCCTAAGTATGGTCTAAATGGAGGAAGTAATGTTTCACATATAAAAATAAAAGATAGCAAAGATGATGAGTATTTAGTATACATTGAAAAATTTTTAAGGTATCCAGATTTTCAAAAGTTATTACAGAATAAGAAAAATATTAATATAACAGGACGGGTAATATCAGGAAAAGAAAAAGAAATTTATCCTGCTACTATATCTATAGATGATAAGACTTTTGGTTTACAATCATCAGATACGGAGGCAATAGTAATTTCAGAAAGAAAAGATAATGATAATGAAACTAAGAGGAATGTTGAAGAAAATGAACAATCTAGTGATTATAAGAAAACATATGTTTTAATACCAGCTGTGGTAGAGATTGATGGAATTATAGAGAATATTCAACTGATGGAACAAAAAGATTATGTCATGGAATATAAGAAGAACCAATTAATGAAAGAAGTGAGTTTGTTTTTACAAGAGAATAAAGATATAAAAGCATTATTTTCAAATAGTGAGTTAGTTCACTATGTAAAAGTAGATCCTATTACTGGAATTAAGAACATAATATTTGTTCAGCCTGTATTTTTAAATAATGAAGAACCTACGTTTATGTTCACATTAACTTCTTTACAATCTATTACTGAAGCAATAGATATAATGAAACTTTATTTTTTTATAATATTTTTAATAGTGTTGGCAGCAGCAGTTATTGCATCCTATTTTTATTCTAAATTAATAACCAAGCCTCTTCTACAAATAAATAAAGTTACTAAACAAATGGCTAGGTTAGATTTTTCAAATCAATGCAATATGAAAAAAGAAGATGAAATTGGAGAATTAGCAAAAAATATAAATAGCTTATCTGTAAAATTAAAAGAAGCAAAGGAAAAATTAGAGACTGCAAATCAAAAACTGTTAGAAGATATAGAAGTAAAAGAAAAAGTAGAACAATTTAGAAAAGAATTTATTGCTAATGTTTCTCATGAACTTAAAACCCCTTTAACTGTGGCTAAAGGAATTTGTGAAGGTATACGGGATGGAATTTATGATTCAAATAATGCTGAGTATATAAGTCAGATATTAAATGAAATTAATGGTATGAATGGATTAGTATATAATTTGTTACAATCATCTAAAATACAGATAGAAGTACAACCATTAAAAAATGAGATTTTTCAGTTATCAGATGTAATATTAAAAGTTCATAATCGATTCAAAACCTTCGCAAAGGATAAAAAAATACAGGTTATGATGGAACTAACTGATGAATTTGTTATGGCTGATGAGGATAAGATAGAAACTGTAATAGGCAATTTATACAGTAATAGTATCAAATATTCCAGCACAGGAGAAAAAATCAGAATTAAGATGGAAACTAAACAAGAACAGTGTATGTGTACAATAGAAAATAGTGGAGTAAAGATTCCAAAGGAAGAATTATTAAATATATGGGAACCGTTTTATAGAATTGAAAAATCAAGAAATAAAGAGTTAGGTGGTTCAGGGTTAGGGTTATATATTGTGAAGCAAATTCTAGATAAGCATAAAAGTAAATATGGAATACAAAATACTGAGTGGGGAGTTAAGGTTTATTTTTCTTTAACAAAAATAGATACTGATTTTAAGAAATAG
- a CDS encoding response regulator transcription factor produces MRDTVLVIEDEYNIRKIVCDYFRAEGFHVIQAPNGKEGIERFEEEKIDLIILDIMMPELDGWTVCRRIRKQSDVPIIILTARTEDDDELMGFELKADDYVKKPFSPGVLVARAKILLNRARGTILEDKEKMIKAGIEVNKSERKVKVDGKNIELTPKEFEILGYLMEHSGIVLSREKILDSIWGYNYFGDIRVVDNHIKKLRKALDDKAYLIRTVFGVGYKFEVKE; encoded by the coding sequence ATGAGGGATACTGTATTAGTTATTGAAGACGAGTATAATATCAGAAAAATTGTATGTGATTATTTTAGAGCAGAAGGATTTCATGTTATACAAGCTCCTAATGGTAAAGAGGGTATTGAAAGATTTGAAGAAGAAAAAATAGATTTGATTATTCTTGATATAATGATGCCCGAGTTAGATGGCTGGACAGTATGTCGACGAATACGTAAACAATCTGATGTCCCTATCATTATATTAACTGCTAGGACAGAAGATGATGATGAATTAATGGGATTTGAGCTTAAAGCAGATGATTATGTAAAAAAACCCTTTAGTCCTGGAGTATTAGTTGCTAGAGCAAAAATTTTATTAAACAGAGCAAGAGGAACAATTTTAGAAGATAAAGAAAAAATGATAAAAGCAGGAATAGAAGTTAATAAATCAGAAAGAAAAGTTAAGGTTGATGGAAAAAATATTGAATTAACACCTAAAGAATTTGAAATATTAGGATATCTAATGGAACACAGTGGAATAGTTCTTTCTAGAGAAAAAATTTTAGATTCAATATGGGGTTATAATTACTTTGGAGATATAAGAGTAGTTGATAATCATATTAAAAAGCTTCGTAAAGCATTAGATGATAAAGCATATTTAATAAGGACAGTTTTTGGAGTAGGATATAAATTTGAGGTGAAGGAATGA
- a CDS encoding 4Fe-4S binding protein translates to MDKRKIVQILSVFFTNGYIKGFLKGKIYTGNLKKICIPGLNCYSCPGALGSCPIGSLQAVIGSMMHKFSFYVIGLITGIGVLFGRLGCGWICPFGLIQELFNKIPSPKIRIVKGDKFLKYFKYIILIMFVILLPMVLADELGMSDPYFCKYICPAGTLEGGVPLVLMNEPLKSTIGFLYTWKITLLVITIILSIIIYRPFCRYICPLGAIYSIFNPISFYKFEIDKDKCTECGLCTKKCKINIEVYKNPNSPECIRCGECKKACPQNAIKSGIMK, encoded by the coding sequence TTGGATAAAAGGAAAATAGTACAAATATTATCTGTATTCTTTACAAATGGATATATAAAAGGTTTTTTAAAAGGTAAAATATATACTGGTAATCTAAAGAAAATTTGTATTCCAGGACTAAATTGTTACTCATGTCCTGGAGCATTGGGTTCATGTCCTATAGGTTCACTACAAGCAGTTATAGGAAGCATGATGCATAAGTTTTCTTTTTATGTTATAGGTTTAATAACAGGAATAGGAGTGTTATTTGGAAGATTGGGTTGTGGATGGATATGTCCTTTTGGATTAATACAGGAGCTGTTTAACAAGATTCCTTCACCTAAAATAAGAATTGTAAAAGGGGATAAGTTCTTAAAATACTTTAAATATATAATATTAATAATGTTTGTTATATTGCTTCCTATGGTTTTAGCAGATGAACTTGGGATGTCGGACCCATATTTTTGCAAATATATATGTCCAGCTGGAACATTAGAAGGTGGAGTACCTTTAGTGTTAATGAATGAGCCTCTAAAATCTACCATAGGTTTCTTATATACATGGAAGATTACACTTCTTGTCATTACAATTATTTTATCAATTATAATATATAGACCATTTTGTAGATACATTTGCCCACTAGGAGCTATATATTCAATATTTAATCCGATTAGCTTTTATAAATTTGAAATAGATAAAGATAAATGTACTGAATGTGGATTGTGTACAAAAAAATGTAAAATAAATATTGAAGTATATAAAAATCCAAATAGCCCAGAATGTATCAGATGTGGAGAATGTAAAAAAGCATGTCCACAAAACGCTATAAAAAGTGGTATAATGAAGTAA
- a CDS encoding CD1871A family CXXC motif-containing protein: protein MLNKLKYGVLTVSIISILYGINAGEVDTVLNKAINICLECIGIG from the coding sequence ATGTTAAATAAACTGAAGTATGGAGTTCTTACAGTGAGTATCATATCAATTTTGTATGGCATCAATGCTGGTGAAGTAGATACTGTACTCAATAAGGCAATAAATATATGTTTGGAGTGTATAGGAATTGGATAA
- a CDS encoding TlpA family protein disulfide reductase, translating into MFKLKKFASILLIGAIMLSCIGCSKQNVINDKEQSVQSEGEKKTDMVVHVLSKISIERLGVEFDLPQSWRDNAIKNLFSTDISPLNQNKDDAIFGDATYYFTPEDIRKEFASSKKQEEDYKKIIENSKLLVAITLFDKVNLERELNNGKKLEDFINGENIEKLGEKGEYVFYFSYDEMNGEGLKDEEKDVFNEMHSEIEDLENTLEIFEPYKFDLGYIGDFKAKDFQGNSIDKTSFENYKLTMVNVWGTGCNPCIREMPELEELYKEMKEQGVNIVGIVSDATNEKNEKNARKIIERTGVTYSNIIPDEVLKKGLLNQVIGFPTTVFFDSKGNIIGKEIVGAASKEYYKKAIEERLENIK; encoded by the coding sequence ATGTTTAAATTAAAAAAATTTGCATCAATACTATTGATAGGAGCAATTATGCTATCATGTATTGGATGTTCTAAACAAAATGTCATTAATGATAAAGAGCAATCAGTTCAATCAGAAGGTGAGAAGAAAACAGATATGGTCGTCCATGTACTGTCAAAAATATCTATCGAAAGATTAGGTGTTGAATTTGATCTTCCTCAATCTTGGAGAGATAATGCAATTAAAAATCTTTTTTCAACAGATATATCTCCATTAAATCAAAATAAAGATGATGCTATTTTTGGTGACGCTACGTATTATTTCACACCTGAGGACATAAGAAAAGAGTTTGCATCAAGCAAAAAACAAGAAGAGGATTATAAAAAAATCATAGAAAATTCAAAACTATTAGTAGCTATTACTTTATTTGATAAAGTTAATTTAGAAAGAGAATTAAATAATGGAAAGAAATTAGAGGACTTTATAAACGGTGAGAATATTGAAAAGCTGGGTGAAAAAGGGGAATATGTATTCTATTTTAGTTATGATGAAATGAATGGTGAAGGACTAAAGGATGAAGAAAAAGATGTATTTAATGAGATGCATTCAGAAATAGAAGATTTGGAAAATACTTTAGAAATATTTGAACCATACAAATTTGATTTGGGATACATTGGAGATTTTAAAGCTAAGGATTTTCAAGGAAATAGCATAGATAAAACTAGTTTTGAAAATTATAAATTAACAATGGTAAATGTATGGGGGACAGGCTGTAATCCATGTATACGTGAAATGCCGGAGCTAGAAGAATTATACAAAGAAATGAAAGAACAGGGAGTTAATATAGTTGGAATTGTATCAGACGCTACTAATGAGAAGAATGAAAAAAATGCTAGGAAGATAATAGAAAGAACTGGTGTAACTTACTCAAATATAATACCAGATGAAGTACTAAAGAAAGGATTATTAAATCAGGTAATAGGTTTCCCAACTACAGTGTTTTTTGATAGTAAAGGCAATATAATAGGTAAAGAAATAGTAGGTGCAGCAAGTAAAGAGTATTATAAGAAAGCTATCGAAGAAAGACTTGAAAACATCAAATAG
- the msrA gene encoding peptide-methionine (S)-S-oxide reductase MsrA has product MKEIVLAGGCFWGVEAYISRINGVIETKVGYANGKVENPSYEQVKTSQTGHAEACYVRYDEKVINLKVFLNKFWKMIDPTIQNQQGPDIGSQYKTGIYYIDGLDLEIILDSRKEQQKLYDQPIVTEIESLKCFYIAEEYHQKYLEKNPNGYCHIDF; this is encoded by the coding sequence ATGAAAGAAATCGTTTTAGCAGGAGGCTGTTTTTGGGGTGTAGAAGCATATATATCTAGAATTAACGGAGTAATAGAAACTAAAGTTGGATATGCAAATGGAAAAGTTGAAAATCCTTCATATGAACAGGTAAAAACATCTCAGACTGGACATGCAGAAGCTTGTTATGTCAGATACGATGAAAAAGTCATAAACTTAAAGGTATTTCTCAATAAATTTTGGAAGATGATTGATCCAACAATACAAAATCAGCAGGGACCTGATATTGGCTCACAATATAAGACTGGTATATATTATATTGATGGGCTAGACTTAGAAATAATACTTGATTCAAGAAAAGAACAACAAAAGCTATATGATCAACCCATAGTCACAGAAATCGAATCTCTAAAGTGCTTTTATATAGCAGAAGAATATCATCAAAAATATCTAGAAAAAAATCCTAATGGTTATTGTCATATAGATTTTTAG